The following is a genomic window from Bacteroidia bacterium.
AATCCCAGCTTTCCGCTGAACCTCCCGCCGGATCCTTTCGCCGTGCAGATCGGTGGCACTCTATCGCTCATGCTACAAAGCGCGAAAGGAAATATGGGTATCACCCTCGCCGACCCGGATACCTTTTTCCGCCTCGGGAGGAATCAACTGGATGAGGTTGTGCAAGGCGGTACCCCCTATGGAGATGAGTACCTGTTCGTACGCGCAATCAAAGAACAGAGTGATGTCTATTCACTCCGGATAAATGATGCCTTCAACGCCGGAAGGAACATCGGCACATATGCGAATGCGGGGCTATCGCAACAATTGCGCCTCGTAGCCAGGCTGATTTCCGGCGGGCTCAAGTCGAAGGTATACATGGTGTATCTCGGCGGCTTTGATACACATGCGAATCAGGCAAACGCTCACGCGAATCTGCTACGGACACTCTCCGATGCGATTACACAGTTTACCACAGATCTGCAGAATCAGGGTCTGTCGAAAAATGTGGTGGGCCTCACCATGTCGGAATTCGGTCGCAGGAACCGCGAAAACGGCAGTCTGGGTACCGATCACGGTGCGGCGTCGGTTCAGTTCGTTTTCGGAGATCCTGTCAACAGCGGCGTGCTCGGTGCCGATCCCGATTTCGATCGAACGGAAGCGGGAGGCGACCTTCTCTACACATTCGAGTTCCGCCAGCTGTATTCCGAGCTTCTGGAAAACTGGCTTGGCGTCCCGAAAGACGATGTGACACAGCTACTTGGCGGACGCTTCACGCCTCTTCCCCTGATCCGCACAAGCACACCCGCCACGCAACCAGGTGTGATCAGCGAGTTCGAACTCGGTCAGAATTATCCTAATCCTGTCGCGGCCGCCACTGAAACCA
Proteins encoded in this region:
- a CDS encoding DUF1501 domain-containing protein, which codes for MNRRDFIERSLYASLGVASVPLVYGGIPVHAGTHRSMSSGALAENDNVLVVVQLFGGNDGLNSFIPYTDQRYYSSRPTLAIPPAQVLKIPNPTMGFHPQMTGMSDLFQSGKLVAVQGVGYENANRSHFRSENIWLTASGANEVRETGWLGRWLEYANPSFPLNLPPDPFAVQIGGTLSLMLQSAKGNMGITLADPDTFFRLGRNQLDEVVQGGTPYGDEYLFVRAIKEQSDVYSLRINDAFNAGRNIGTYANAGLSQQLRLVARLISGGLKSKVYMVYLGGFDTHANQANAHANLLRTLSDAITQFTTDLQNQGLSKNVVGLTMSEFGRRNRENGSLGTDHGAASVQFVFGDPVNSGVLGADPDFDRTEAGGDLLYTFEFRQLYSELLENWLGVPKDDVTQLLGGRFTPLPLIRTSTPATQPGVISEFELGQNYPNPVAAATETTIPFSIQKASAIDLVLFDAQGRQLAALASGVLPAGRHTASFTARDLPAGTYFYQLRVDGQRVTRRMHVTR